The genomic region TCTCATAATACCAGCTGATCTATAAGCCATATCGTACTTGAGGACAGAAGCATTCGAAATTAATGATACAGCATCTTGATAAACTTCATGACCAGTATCGACATCGATAATTGAGCCCAATGAGGAATGGACTAGCTTTGATATTATTGATGCTGCCTGCCATATATTAAGAACATAAACACCTGGAAGATATTTCACAGCTAGTGGATCCCGTTTCCACATACATTTCGCATGTTTCAAGAGTTTTACGGCTGCATTGTACGCTATTACTAGTCCTCTTTTAGTTGCAAAGCTTGTTTCCATGTCTTTCACAGATATTTTTTGGACGGAAGTTGGATCAACATTATCGGTAACATTGCTAAAATAGTGCGTCAACAAGTGCACCTTCGTTACGAGAAGTAAGAATCTTCTGATATCATCTAATTTCACATTATCAAGCTGTAACTCTAGTTCGCTTAGTTGTCTGTTCAAAACGTGTAATAATGGTAATTTTTCCTCATTGGCAACAAGGCCGCTCATATTACTAGGATTTGAGTTCATAGTATCCACGATTTGATTCTCGAAATGAGCAATTTGTAACATTTGTTTGATGGAAAAAGGTATGAAATCTGTCGTACTACTCTCTACTGTTGAAATCTTGCAGGTATTTATAACGGTATGGTCAAAAGAGACATATGCGGGGAACCCAAAGGAGGCAGATATTGTTTGTGATACAATATTACAACAAATCCACGTTCGTATCTGTTCATGAATAAGTTGCGAGTTTGCTGATGCATATTCCGTGGAAAACTGAGCACTGTTGAGTCCCACGCGCAGTGCTTGGAACATTGCAGAACCGATAGTATTCCAAGATGTGTCGGCGCTTAGCGATGACGTTAATGGTGGCCAATACGTGTATATTAAAAATGCCTGCACCGAGTAAACAGAAGACACGTTCAAGACAGGCTCGTCAGATTCCATTGGTGTGTACCTAATAATCGGAGAAATGGTAATTTCTGCCAAAATAGATTTAACCATATTCGAAAGTTTATTCATCATCTCTATAGCTTCAAATTTACGTCTAAGCCCTACTAGTATTATAACCCAAAAGAGACAAGGAGATAGGCTGTATATTCTTTCAGGACCTTTTGTCACATCCACCACAGGTAAAAAAGGATGATACTTGGTTGTGAATTCGCTGAAAAAGTTAGCAATATCACTACTCGATAGAGTAACATCTCCCAAAGTTTTTGGCTGGCATTCTAATTGCTGTTTTGTAAGTGTTATAGGCCCATCTAGTTTCGTCCCTGAACCAGTTGTGTTCGATGATACCGctattgaaacaaaatcaTTTGTAGATAAAACGGTACGTAATGCAATCTCCTGACCGCCAGTTGAGTTACTTCTCGAGCCAGTAccaattgaattttgatCCCATGGTGCCTCAGCACCAGTGCTCGTCTCCACCTTTATCAATCCTAAATCTTCCGGAAGTCTCAATGTTTCTGCatctaatttcttcaacagctCTTCAGAACCGAGATTCGATAATGACTGGGTTAATTCCTGAAACTTTTTTGCTATTACCTCGTTACGTGCTCTCTTACAAGTTCTCCTGAAATCCTTTTGAAGTACACAGGGTACACCTTTCTTTAAGCACCTTGAACAAGGCTCAGGAGCCCTTTCATGTGCATCACACTTTGATTTTTGTTGCCGACATTCCACACACGccagtttcttcttctgtgGCATTTTCTTGTCATTACATAATTTCACACTTACAGGGGTAGAAGAAGCACTTGAAACACCACTCATATCGCCAAAATTAAGACTCTTTGGTGGATCTATTCCCTCATAACCTCGTTCTGACATCGTGCTCAAATAGTCATCGAATCACTTTTGGTAatcaattatttcaaaaaatagcaacaaaaaaaatgaataaaTAAAAGTACGAAGTCTTTGACGTGAACCTGTTTACTAACTTAATCTAGGCGTGACAGCGATACTATACTCACTTCGCTATCCTTACCTTATTCTATGGTTTCCTGTTTAATTAAGAAATCTAAAATGTCATATTTCAGCATGAACTTACTGTTGACATTGGttccaaaactttgaaaaaaatcgATGAGCTTGCgcaatgaaaaagaaaaaaccTTTACCTGATGCAAGGATCGACAGAGCATATAAGCACTGAACATTtgatctttgaatttagGCCTTATCATTCAAGCGCGGAAGTTTGTATATGGCGATATTAGATTTTACATATATTACTTATTTTTGGCAATTGTGAATATAGTTAATTTGTAGAACTATGTAACATGTTCTTACGGTAACGGCTTCAATGATTAGTTCTTTTATCAGAAATACTTATCAACTCGCGTATGTAGAATAGTAACCttgtttttgattattCATTCTCCAGGCGCTCTCTTGGAGCAAGACTTTAGGGGATATATAACCCGCGTGAtattattgataatattTATAATAAAATTGTTAAATCATTACTATGTCCGTATATTTGTACGAACACTGATTCTTATTTTAGAATTACGAATAAAAATTCAGGTTAAGTACCTACAACACACTTATAGATATAAACAATAACCTGTTAAAACCttagaattgaaatctggGCGAgaatatcttcttttctggaCAACGCATTGATTAGAAATATATTATTCTGTTGATTTAAGGTCTCTGAAATTATAGATTCTAGTAATATGCAAGTACGTAAGGTATGGCGTGAGGCGCCACGAGATGTCAAGCTCCTCTGGTGGGCTGTATTCCTTAGGATGTTAGCATACGGTATGACTAATCAAATCTTAACACTTTTCTTCAGTGAGATCGGaatttctgatgatgaaatggGTTGGTTCATGTCTTTGACTTTAGTTGGTGATGTTTGCATATCCTATGTCTTGACATGGTATGCAGACTCGTGGGGAAGAAGGTTGGTTCTTACATATGGTTCTGCGATGATGGCTTTATCAGGTATAGTATTTGCCACTTCAGAGAACATTAAGGTGCTATTAGCGTTTGCCATCATTGGTGTCATTTCACCCTCTTCTGATGAAGTGGGACCGtttaaatcaattgaagagTCTATGATAGCCCATTTGACTCCGCATAATAAGAGGCCTGAGGTCTATTCCATGCATTCTATATTGGGTACTTTGGGGAGTGCACTCGGATTCTTAATTTGTGGTATA from Kluyveromyces lactis strain NRRL Y-1140 chromosome D complete sequence harbors:
- the LEU3 gene encoding leucine-responsive transcriptional regulator LEU3 (similar to uniprot|P08638 Saccharomyces cerevisiae YLR451W LEU3 Zinc-finger transcription factor that regulates genes involved in branched chain amino acid biosynthesis and ammonia assimilation positively regulated by alpha-isopropylmalate an intermediate in leucine biosynthesis), whose product is MSERGYEGIDPPKSLNFGDMSGVSSASSTPVSVKLCNDKKMPQKKKLACVECRQQKSKCDAHERAPEPCSRCLKKGVPCVLQKDFRRTCKRARNEVIAKKFQELTQSLSNLGSEELLKKLDAETLRLPEDLGLIKVETSTGAEAPWDQNSIGTGSRSNSTGGQEIALRTVLSTNDFVSIAVSSNTTGSGTKLDGPITLTKQQLECQPKTLGDVTLSSSDIANFFSEFTTKYHPFLPVVDVTKGPERIYSLSPCLFWVIILVGLRRKFEAIEMMNKLSNMVKSILAEITISPIIRYTPMESDEPVLNVSSVYSVQAFLIYTYWPPLTSSLSADTSWNTIGSAMFQALRVGLNSAQFSTEYASANSQLIHEQIRTWICCNIVSQTISASFGFPAYVSFDHTVINTCKISTVESSTTDFIPFSIKQMLQIAHFENQIVDTMNSNPSNMSGLVANEEKLPLLHVLNRQLSELELQLDNVKLDDIRRFLLLVTKVHLLTHYFSNVTDNVDPTSVQKISVKDMETSFATKRGLVIAYNAAVKLLKHAKCMWKRDPLAVKYLPGVYVLNIWQAASIISKLVHSSLGSIIDVDTGHEVYQDAVSLISNASVLKYDMAYRSAGIMRSIWSMFSNMFEEWKAKKDQSSSSTQSEKDFNLSITIRSRMSVSVFFDCLFILRQKCGMAKLKREREKTVSSDDENSGDNHNGDAESKELLPNDGYSEEHARRIISTIPLDPEPINAQQSSGSNITSPNGSHSSDVLSLKSILNKTSPKDEILQKQKNGTMPSSSSPSNNIIVSPTNTHAGASNVETSGYPRSLNPLNAVTDNKLINHSTTAKKTNSPQFRVSSPSNHSKPTRKINPAAQSLNELLEPPIPQSFQSVTKSIISEGTENRKEDTPSISPGLTERWDNWESDLVWKDVDILMNEFAFNPTL